The sequence below is a genomic window from Chitinispirillales bacterium.
GAGATAAAAATTTTGCACAATCGGTTGACAATCAGGTTATTCAAGAAATAATAAAAGCGCCGCGTGGATTTATTTATGACCGAAACGGTGTTATTCTTGCACAAAATCGCCCATCTTATTCTGTAGGAATTATTCCGGTTCTTGTTCCTAAAAAATACAATATTATTGAACCGCTTCTCAAGATAAAAGACCGAAACGGCGTTGCACTGTTTGATTCTACGGAGCTTGTTGAAAGTATATCAAGAATAAAAAGGCGCAGTTTGTCACAGTTTGCTGTTTTACAAGAAGATATTTCTTTTGATTATGTGAGTGTAATCAGCGAACATTCATCGCAATTGCCAGGAATAATAATAGAAACCAGTATGCGGCGTGATTATCCTGTCGGGATGAGTTGTTTTCATGTCATTGGGTATTTAGGCGGTATAGATCCGTCGCAACTTGATACTTTGAAGTTTATGGGATATGAAAAAAGTGATTTTATCGGTAAAGCTGGAATTGAAAAACAGTATGAAAATATTCTTCATGGGCAGGATGGTTTGCATTATATTGAAAGAAATGCACATGGGCGGCGGCTTAGGGTTGCAGAAGAATATCCGTTTAAAGAGCCGATCGGCGGTAGTAACGTATATTTGACCATTGATGCGAATATGCAAAAAATTACGTATGAATCGTTCGAAGATACGATGAAAGGTGCGGCGGTCGCTCTTGATCCGCGAACTGGAGAAGTTTTATGCATAGTAAGCGTTCCGTCGATTGATCCGAATATTTTTTCTTTAGATACGAAACTTCGCGAAGGACAATGGAAGAAAATCGTAAACGATCTCATGAAACCGCTTAACAATAGGGCGGTTGTCGGGACATATCCTCCCGGTTCGACGTTCAAACCGGTTGCGGCGCTTGCTGCGGTGGATAGTGCACATTTAGATCCCAACGCGAGATTTCCCAAGAGTTGTACGGGAGCGTTTAGAATCGGGAGCCGGGTAGCTAAATGCTGGTATCATAATGGACACGGAAGTTTGAATCTTTACGATGCTATTAAGGTTTCGTGCAACGTTTATTTTTATCAGTTGGGGCTGAGAGTAGGCGATAAATTGATAAATCATTATGTTGATATTTTGGGTATGGGTGAGAAAACCGGAATTGATTTGCCTGTGGAAAGTAACGGATATAAATCGGGAGAAGAGGCATATAACGAAAGATTTGCCAAAAGAAATTGGAAATGGTCGGAAGGACTTGTCCTTGATTTGGCAATTGGGCAGCAACAGATTTTTACTCCTTTACAGTTGGCGGTTATGGTTGGCGCACTCGGAAACGGGAAAGAAAGATATAAGCCATATCTCTTAAAAGAGGTAGTTTATGCAGATACCGAAATAGTGTTTCGCCGCGAAATTAGCGAAGAAATGTACTCGCTTGAGAGTATAAAGCCAAAATCAATAGAAATCGTAAAAAGAGGTATGAATAACGTGGTTGAAGAGGGTGGCGGAACCGGTCGACGTGCGCGGGTGGAAGGTATTCCCGTCGGCGGAAAAAGCGGAACGGCGCAGAATCCGCTTGGAGGAGACCATGCGTTGTTTATTGCGGCTGCGCCTATGGATAATCCTGTTATTGCTGTAGCTGTTGTGGTTGAGAATGTTGGCGGAGGAGGAAGCAAATTTGCCGCTCCTATTGTAGGGAATATTTTAAATTACTACTTTGACAATACGGAAGAAGGTCAGAAAATTGCAGCTAAATATCGAAAAATAAATAAAACGGAGTATAAATGATAAAACAAAAAGCGGAGAAAAAATCTTTTGATAAAATGTTTTTTATTACGGCAATTTTTTTATGGGTTATTGGAAATGCGCTTGTTTATAGCGCCGTTGCTACTCAAACAAGCGGACCGCTTGTAGGGATTTTCAAAAATCAAGTTATTTGGACGGCAATGGGAATATTTATCGTATTTGTAATGATCTCCGTTCCTACTCACTGGTATTATAAAATAACGCCTGTTATTTATGTTGCGACAATAATTTTGCTTATTATTGTTTTGGTAAAAGGAGTTTCGGTAAAGGGTGCAGGACGTTGGTTATTGATTGGAGGATTAAAAATTCAGCCCTCCGAATTTGCTAAAATAGGACTTTTGCTTGTGCTTGCAAGGTATTTTACAAAAAACGAAATCTCATTGCAAAATCCGATCTCGCTCGTTGTTCCGGCTCTTTTGATTTTAGTTCCTTTCGGTTTGGTTGTGAAGCAGCCTGACCTTTCTACAACACTTGCGCTCGTTTCAATGTCACTCCCGATTTTTTATTGGGCGGGAATGACGCTTATTGAGATTTTTTATTTGGTTTCACCGGTGCTTTCCACTATTTTTGCTATTCTGCCGCTTATTGTAATATTTGTCCAAAGAGGAATACCTAATTCTGATTTGGAAGTATTAGCCGATAACGTTCAAAATTCATATTTTGGAATTATTTGTGCTATTCCTTGGGCGATATTTTTTGTTCTTTTGTGTTTTGTATTGTATCGTTTTCGTTTAAATAAATTTCTTACCATAATTGTAGTATCCGTAAATCTTTTTTTTGCATCGTTAGCGACTTTAATCTGGGAAAATACGCTTGACCAATATCAAAAAGTTAGAGTGATAAGTTTTATTAAGCCGCAACTTGATCCAAAAGGCAGCGGCTATCAGGTAATTCAATCGGTAATTGCGATAGGTTCCGGTAGAATTTTAGGCAAAGGTTATCTTGAGGGAACGCAGGTTAATTTGGCGTATCTTCCCGAACAGCATACCGATTTTATATTTTCTGTTCTTGGCGAGCAGTTCGGGTTTATCGGTTGTTTTTTTATTATTTTACTATTCTTTTTGTTTGTAGCCAGAGCGTTGTATTCTACACGTTTTGTCAATGACAGATTTTTTAACATTATCATTGTAGGAGCGGTATCGTTACTTGTATATCATATTTTTGTAAATATTGCTATGGTTATAGGGCTTATGCCTGTAACAGGGCTTCCGCTTCCTTTTTTGAGTTACGGGGGTTCGTTTACGATTACGGTTTCAATATTGGTAGGTTTAATACTTAGCGCTAACGCCAACAACAGAAATTTGTAGCTTTTGCGGTAATTACTATTTCTCCTTAATATTTTATGTATAGAAGGATAAAAAATGACTTTTTTGAAAAAAACGGGAAAATCAATTTCGTATGCCGACGCAGGCGTTAATTTGGCGGCTTGGGACGATACAAAAGAAAGAATCGGCAAGCTCGTAAAAACTACTTATAACGATAAAGTAGTCGGGAAATTCGGACAATTCGGCGGAATGTTTAACGTTTCGTTTTTCAAAGATATGAAAAATCCGATTTTGGTAAGTTCGGTTGACGGTGTCGGCACAAAACTCAAAATCGCTGTAGAAACAGGCGTACATAATACTGTCGGATACGATATAGTAAATCATTGCATTGACGATATTTTGGTTATGGGGGCAAGACCGTTAGTGTTTTTGGATTATATTGCAACGGGAATTTTGTCGCCGAAAATTATAGAGCAAATAGTAAAAGGATTGTCACAAGCGTGTAGAGAAAGCAAAATTGCGCTTATTGGCGGTGAAACGGCGGAAATGCCGGGGATGTATCGAGAAGGCGATTACGATATTGCGGGAACGATTGTCGGCGTTGTCGATGAAGAAAAGGTAATTGACGGTTCAAAAATTACTAAAGGCGATGTGGTTATCGGGTTATCTTCAAGCGGATTACACACGAACGGTTATTCTCTTGCACGAAAAATTGTACGTGAAATTGCAAACAAAAAATATGACGACATTTTTGAACCGGAAAATAAGACGTTTGGGGAAGTTTTACTCCGTCCGCATCTTGCTTATACACCGCTTTTTTCCGCTATTAATAAGGGATATATCAAAGGAATCGCGCATTTGACCGGCGGCGGTTTTCAAAATAACATCGACAGAATTTTACCGGATTGCTGCAACGCGAGAATAAACATAAATTCTTGGATTCCGCTTCCGATTTTCAAGTTTTTAGTCGAGCGGGGTAATATGAAACTTGATGAAGCGTATCGTACGTTTAATATGGGGATTGGTCTAATAGCGGTAATCGCCAAAGAAGACGCACAAAAATTACTTAACGAACCGGATATTCGTCAGTTTGTTCCGGCGCAAATCGGTGAAATTGTCAATGGAAGCGGAGATGTGGAATTAGTAGGTGAGTGGTGATTTTTTTTGGGGTGTGAGACTGTACCAAAATTTGTGTAAAACATGTATATAATTACTACAATACTTTATTATATAGTGTCAAGTTAAAAATTTCGAGAGTTTTCACCAGAAGATAGATATTTGTTTTTTGCATAAGCGTATAGTGTTCTTAAAAGAAAATATCTCCGTTAAAAATACGCCAGAATCGCTATATGTCCTCCTGATTGGTTTGCGCCGACGGAAATCTGTACTTTTTCGTATGGCGTGGTAAATAAATGCGAAAATGTAATCCCTATTATCGCACCAGCCGCAACGTCCGTCCAATAGTGCCATCCCGACCAAACTCGTGAATATCCGACGGCGGACGCCAAAACATACGCCGGAATTCCCGCACGCCAACCGTATCGAGCATGCCAATAAGCCGCTCCCGAAAATGCCGCCGCGGTGTGTCCCGATGGAAAAGAATCGCCGCGTTTATTTTGGTCTTGAAACGGTCTCGGGCGTCCCACAGCATATTTTAGCGAATAAGACAAAATTGCGGTTGAACCCATTGAAAAAAACCAATTTTTCAATCCTTCTTTATCGTGAATTATGAGAGAGTATGTTCCAGCCGAAAGCGGAATTGCGATCTGTAAAATATCTCCGGCGTGTGTAAAAAACGCGTCTTCTCGCTGTTCTTTCAAAGATTCGGAAAAAGATAACGAAATCGAAAATAACACGACAAAAAATATGGTAATTTTTGCAAAATATTTTTTAATAAAA
It includes:
- the mrdA gene encoding penicillin-binding protein 2 translates to MASVIGALPEKNSSERERKSIVLTFGVVFLFLILILRLFFIQIFEGDKNFAQSVDNQVIQEIIKAPRGFIYDRNGVILAQNRPSYSVGIIPVLVPKKYNIIEPLLKIKDRNGVALFDSTELVESISRIKRRSLSQFAVLQEDISFDYVSVISEHSSQLPGIIIETSMRRDYPVGMSCFHVIGYLGGIDPSQLDTLKFMGYEKSDFIGKAGIEKQYENILHGQDGLHYIERNAHGRRLRVAEEYPFKEPIGGSNVYLTIDANMQKITYESFEDTMKGAAVALDPRTGEVLCIVSVPSIDPNIFSLDTKLREGQWKKIVNDLMKPLNNRAVVGTYPPGSTFKPVAALAAVDSAHLDPNARFPKSCTGAFRIGSRVAKCWYHNGHGSLNLYDAIKVSCNVYFYQLGLRVGDKLINHYVDILGMGEKTGIDLPVESNGYKSGEEAYNERFAKRNWKWSEGLVLDLAIGQQQIFTPLQLAVMVGALGNGKERYKPYLLKEVVYADTEIVFRREISEEMYSLESIKPKSIEIVKRGMNNVVEEGGGTGRRARVEGIPVGGKSGTAQNPLGGDHALFIAAAPMDNPVIAVAVVVENVGGGGSKFAAPIVGNILNYYFDNTEEGQKIAAKYRKINKTEYK
- the rodA gene encoding rod shape-determining protein RodA codes for the protein MIKQKAEKKSFDKMFFITAIFLWVIGNALVYSAVATQTSGPLVGIFKNQVIWTAMGIFIVFVMISVPTHWYYKITPVIYVATIILLIIVLVKGVSVKGAGRWLLIGGLKIQPSEFAKIGLLLVLARYFTKNEISLQNPISLVVPALLILVPFGLVVKQPDLSTTLALVSMSLPIFYWAGMTLIEIFYLVSPVLSTIFAILPLIVIFVQRGIPNSDLEVLADNVQNSYFGIICAIPWAIFFVLLCFVLYRFRLNKFLTIIVVSVNLFFASLATLIWENTLDQYQKVRVISFIKPQLDPKGSGYQVIQSVIAIGSGRILGKGYLEGTQVNLAYLPEQHTDFIFSVLGEQFGFIGCFFIILLFFLFVARALYSTRFVNDRFFNIIIVGAVSLLVYHIFVNIAMVIGLMPVTGLPLPFLSYGGSFTITVSILVGLILSANANNRNL
- the purM gene encoding phosphoribosylformylglycinamidine cyclo-ligase — its product is MTFLKKTGKSISYADAGVNLAAWDDTKERIGKLVKTTYNDKVVGKFGQFGGMFNVSFFKDMKNPILVSSVDGVGTKLKIAVETGVHNTVGYDIVNHCIDDILVMGARPLVFLDYIATGILSPKIIEQIVKGLSQACRESKIALIGGETAEMPGMYREGDYDIAGTIVGVVDEEKVIDGSKITKGDVVIGLSSSGLHTNGYSLARKIVREIANKKYDDIFEPENKTFGEVLLRPHLAYTPLFSAINKGYIKGIAHLTGGGFQNNIDRILPDCCNARININSWIPLPIFKFLVERGNMKLDEAYRTFNMGIGLIAVIAKEDAQKLLNEPDIRQFVPAQIGEIVNGSGDVELVGEW
- a CDS encoding phosphatase PAP2 family protein, giving the protein MGSTAILSYSLKYAVGRPRPFQDQNKRGDSFPSGHTAAAFSGAAYWHARYGWRAGIPAYVLASAVGYSRVWSGWHYWTDVAAGAIIGITFSHLFTTPYEKVQISVGANQSGGHIAILAYF